The genomic interval CAGAAAACAACCAAGTAATTCAAAACGGAGATAATACAAAATATGCAATTGCTCCTTATAATAATGATATTCCTTCTTCTAATTGGGAATATGAAACTGTTGCTAATATTGCTTCTGCTGGTAATTTTGTAAACGGAAAAGGTTATTCTATGAAACGCGCTACAGCTGGAACATACAGTTTTACAGGAAGCATAGAAAACGGCGATAAAACAGTAATCTTAACAGACGGTTTTAAAAATAGATGGAACCTAATTGCAAATCCGTATCCCAATTTTTTAAAGTTTAATAATTTAGCTGATGCAAGTAGTAATCTATTGTTACAAAATGTAGCACAAATAAATACCAATAATTTAGCAGTTTATATTTGGGATCCAGCAACTTCTGGATATAAACCTTATAATCATGCAAGTACCAACTTGCAATATATTGCACCAGGACAAGCATTTTTTGTAAATGTAAAAGATGGAGGTGGTACATTTACTTTTAATAAAAGCTTACAAACAAATCATTCAGGAAATGTTTTTGCAAGAGTTAAAAACGAAATATTTGAAATGAGTTTAACAGTTTCTGATGGGAAAAATGTAAAATCCACAGAAATAAAATATTTAGATAACACTACTAAAGGTTTAGACGCTGGTTATGATTCAGAAATTTTTACAGCCCAAGACAATAGTTTTAACGTTTATACACATTTGTTAGCAAACAATAACAACAAAGCATTTGCTTTGCAATGTTTACCGCCAACAAATTTTGAAGAACAAATAATACCTATAGGTATTAATGCAGATGCTAATACAGCTATTAGTTTTACAGTAGAAGCAAAAAACATTCCATCAGGAATGAACATCTATTTAGAAGATAAACAAGAAAATACGTTTACAAAATTGAATGATAATGGAAATTATGAAATTGTATTATTAGAAGCACAAAGTGGAGAAGGACGTTTTTATTTGCATACTACAAGTGAAGTTTTAAGTACTGAGTTCTCGACTGCGCTCGAACAGACAAAAATTTGGTTATCAGAAAACAGGGTTTTAAAAATTTCAAATCTAACTTCTGAAAAAGCAACTATAAAATTGTTTGATATATTAGGAAATGAGGTTTTTAAAACAAGTTTTAAGACAGAAAATAATTCTTCAATTAAATTACCTGAAACTATTACAAATGCAATGTATTTAGTACAATTAAAAACAAAAAAAGGAATAAAATCTACTAAGATTTTTGTTGACTGATTAGATTTTAGATTGTTATCGAATTCAGAGTCAATAACTCTAAGCCATTAACTTCTTTACTTCAGAAAATATAAAATAAACTTCACCAGCAATTTGTTCATTCGTTTTTAAATAAGTTTCGTCTTGTAAATCAGAACCGTCAGAATGTTTAGGATCTACAAAAGGTAAATGAAAACGATGTAATGCTGATGGAATAAACGGGCAATTTTCGTCTGCATTATTACAGGTAGTTATTGCAAGAAAAGGTTGATTATTTTGTGGGTCATCAAATACTTTTGAAAAACCAAGAATAGATTTTTCAGCTCCTTCAAAAGAAATAGAATATTTCGGGTTTTGATGAGAGAAATCTTCAACATCAAAATTAAAACCAACACTTTGTAGTGTTTTTACTGTATTTCTAAAAAAAGCTGTTACTTCCGTTCCGCCAGAAAAAGCATTAATATTTACATCAAAATACTGAGCTGCATAATACCCCCAGACTTGTCCTAATTGACTTCTTCTTGAATTATGAGTACAAATAAAATTCAAGTTTACAACTTTATTTTCTTGTAACTCTTTTGCAATAGTATCAGCTATTTTAGCAAGTAATGTTTTTCTATCAGTATCTAAACTGATATTTTTTATTGAGTTTTCAAAGAAGTTTTTAGTAGAAGTAACCGTAGTATGAATCATCTTAGTATTTTTGTGTAAATATAGTTATTGATATCACATTAAAAATTAATTTAAAGTTAAGAATGCGTTTAGAAATTGGAGATAAAGTTGCGGTTTTAGATGATGTAATTTCTGGTAAGGTTGTTAAAGTTGAAAATAATAACATTACTATAGATGAAAATGGAATGTTGTATACTTTTGAAGCTTCTGAATTGGTGAAGATTGAACAAGATCAACATGATTTATCAAAGTATTTAGATATCAATAATAGCATGCTTAAAGAGAAAGAATCAGAAGTTGTTAAAAAGAATTCTGCGTTTAAAAAAACAAAGAATGAAGTTATTATGGAAGTTGACTTACATATTAATCAACTTATAAAATCTACAAGAGGTTTAGATAATTATGATATGCTAAACTTGCAATTAGATACTGCAAAACGTAAATTAGAGTATGCAATTAGTAAGAGAATTTCTAAATTAGTTTTTATTCATGGAGTGGGAGAAGGTGTTCTAAAAACCGAGCTTCAGTATCTTTTTAATAAATACCCAGTAAAATATTACGATGCTTCTTATCAAAAATATGGATTGGGTGCAACTGAGGTGTATATTTATCAGAATGTAAATAATTTCGAAAATAATTATTGATTGTTAAACAATCTTTAAAAAATGTACTTTTGCGCTATGAATGCTATATATTTAGATAACGCTGCCACTACTTTTTTAGATAAAGAAGTGATTGAAGTTATGCATCAATCTATGATTGATATTAATGGAAATCCTTCTTCTACGCATCAGTTTGGTAGAAAAGCGAAAGCATCTATAGAAACGGCAAGAAAAAATATTGCTAAGCATTTTAATGCCTCAGCTGCTGAAATTATTTTTACTTCTAGCGGAACAGAAGCTGATAATTTAATTTTATTTAATGCAGTAGAAAACTTAGGTGTAAAAACTGTAATTACTTCAAAAGTAGAGCATCACGCTGTTTTACATACCTTAGAATATTTAGAAAAACAGCAAAATATTAATGTAAAATATGTTGATGTAAACGATAAAGGTAGCATTAATTTAGAGCATTTAGAACAACTCTTAAAGGATACTGCTGAGAAGACTTTAGTGAGTTTAATGCTTGTGAATAATGAAATAGGTAGCATTTTGCCTATTGATAAAGTTTGTAAACTTTGTGATGATCACAACGCTTTATTTCATTCGGATACAGTTCAGGCTGTTGGTCAATATCAAATAGATTTACAAAAAACTCCAATTGATTTTATGGTGGCGAGTGCTCATAAATTTCACGGACCAAAAGGAGTAGGTTTTGCGTATTTTAAAAAGGGTTTTGGAATTCAGCCAATGATTCATGGAGGTGAACAAGAAAAAGGTGTTCGTTCTAGTACCGAAAATGTGCATTCTATCATAGGAATGGAGAAAGCATTAGAAATATCGTTAAAAAATATCGAGAATAATAGCACGAAGATTAAAGCCTTAAAAAGTTACTTTATTACTGAACTAAAATCAAATTTTTCAAATATTTCATTTAATGGTGATTCTGATGACTTAGAAAATAGTTCATATAAGATTTTAAGTGTTCGTTTTCCCGTTGAAAATAATATGTTGCTTTTTTCTTTAGATTTAGCTGGTATAGCTGTTTCTGGCGGAAGTGCTTGCCAAAGTGGAAGCAATAAAGGATCTCATGTGTTACATGCTTTTTTAAACGAGGATGATGCTTTAAAAACTTCAGTTCGTTTTTCTTTTAGTAAACAAACAACAAAAGAAGAGTTAGATAGAGTTGTTGTAAAACTAAAAGAGCTTCTATAAATAGAAGCTCTTTTTAAATAATTAACTCAGACAAATGTGTTAATTTTTTATAACAATTTTCTTATTTATAATTCCTTTATTGGTTTTAATTTTTACAACATATAATCCTTTGCTAAACTTTTTTCTTAGTTTAAGTTTAAACTTATTACGTTGCTTTTTAATATTCCAATTTTGTACTTTTCTACTATTAATTCTAAACAATGAAACTTGTTTAACTTTAATTTTATCTTTTTTAACAACTACAATTCTGTTGTTCTTCTTGTTATAGAATACCTTTAAAGGGTTTTTAGTTTCTTTTGTAGCTTCATCTTCATTTTCACCATCAAAAGCAAGAGCAAATCGATCA from Lutibacter sp. Hel_I_33_5 carries:
- a CDS encoding DNA mismatch repair protein MutS, with amino-acid sequence MRLEIGDKVAVLDDVISGKVVKVENNNITIDENGMLYTFEASELVKIEQDQHDLSKYLDINNSMLKEKESEVVKKNSAFKKTKNEVIMEVDLHINQLIKSTRGLDNYDMLNLQLDTAKRKLEYAISKRISKLVFIHGVGEGVLKTELQYLFNKYPVKYYDASYQKYGLGATEVYIYQNVNNFENNY
- a CDS encoding cysteine desulfurase family protein; translation: MNAIYLDNAATTFLDKEVIEVMHQSMIDINGNPSSTHQFGRKAKASIETARKNIAKHFNASAAEIIFTSSGTEADNLILFNAVENLGVKTVITSKVEHHAVLHTLEYLEKQQNINVKYVDVNDKGSINLEHLEQLLKDTAEKTLVSLMLVNNEIGSILPIDKVCKLCDDHNALFHSDTVQAVGQYQIDLQKTPIDFMVASAHKFHGPKGVGFAYFKKGFGIQPMIHGGEQEKGVRSSTENVHSIIGMEKALEISLKNIENNSTKIKALKSYFITELKSNFSNISFNGDSDDLENSSYKILSVRFPVENNMLLFSLDLAGIAVSGGSACQSGSNKGSHVLHAFLNEDDALKTSVRFSFSKQTTKEELDRVVVKLKELL